A single genomic interval of Ruminococcus sp. NK3A76 harbors:
- the ylxM gene encoding YlxM family DNA-binding protein has product MSKNLEYGILLDVYGCLLTDKQLEMMELYYNEDLSLSEIGEQFGISRQGVHDSIKRSEQALDEFESKLGILKARQEEINALLSVKSDALEALEQCRKVSFGKNIADKVINTLENIDSRLAELGEEQE; this is encoded by the coding sequence ATGTCAAAAAATCTTGAATACGGTATACTGCTTGATGTTTACGGCTGTCTGCTGACGGATAAGCAGCTCGAAATGATGGAGCTTTATTATAATGAAGACCTTTCGCTCTCCGAGATAGGTGAGCAGTTCGGTATTTCGAGGCAGGGCGTTCATGACAGTATAAAGCGCTCTGAGCAGGCTCTTGATGAATTCGAGTCAAAGCTCGGTATCCTTAAAGCAAGGCAGGAGGAGATAAATGCGCTCCTCAGTGTCAAGAGCGATGCGCTCGAAGCACTGGAGCAGTGCAGGAAGGTGTCCTTCGGCAAGAATATAGCAGATAAAGTGATAAATACGCTTGAAAATATAGATTCCCGCCTGGCAGAGCTCGGTGAGGAGCAGGAATAG
- the ffh gene encoding signal recognition particle protein encodes MAFEGLSDKLGKVFKGLKNRGKLSEADVKAAMREVRLALLEADVSYKVVKDFINKVTERSIGEEVLKSLTPGQQVIKIVNEELISLMGESNSKINFPNKPPCIIMMCGLQGCGKTTHSAKLAKYFKAQGKRPLLIAADVYRPAAIEQLKVVGERADVAVFEMGQIDPRKIVKEGIRHAKDYGNDLVIIDTAGRLHIDEELMQELKDIKAIAEPNEIMLVVDAMTGQDAVNVAAAFDGALGIDSVILTKLDSDTRGGAALSVLSVTGKPIKFVGMGEKLDEFEPFHPERMASRILGMGDMLTLIEKATASVDEEEAKKLADKMASEGFDLNDLLEQMKTLQKIGNVKSIIRMLPGANKINDEQMEQGEKALRKTEAMINSMTKAERRKPSIIDPKRKRRIAAGSGTEVADVNQLLKQYEQMKKMMKQFGIGGNLHGKKQRKARANLLKGLGGNGMN; translated from the coding sequence ATGGCATTTGAAGGTCTTTCGGATAAGCTCGGTAAAGTATTCAAGGGCTTGAAAAACAGAGGTAAGCTCTCAGAGGCTGATGTAAAGGCAGCTATGCGAGAGGTAAGGCTCGCACTGCTCGAAGCAGATGTAAGCTATAAGGTCGTTAAGGACTTTATAAATAAAGTAACAGAGCGCAGTATCGGTGAAGAGGTTCTTAAGAGCCTGACCCCCGGCCAGCAGGTGATAAAGATAGTTAATGAGGAGCTCATAAGCCTCATGGGCGAGTCGAACTCCAAGATAAACTTCCCCAATAAGCCGCCTTGTATCATCATGATGTGCGGTCTCCAGGGCTGCGGTAAGACTACACACTCTGCAAAGCTCGCAAAGTATTTCAAGGCACAGGGCAAAAGGCCGCTGCTTATCGCTGCCGACGTTTACAGACCTGCTGCTATCGAGCAGTTAAAGGTAGTCGGCGAGAGAGCTGATGTTGCAGTTTTCGAGATGGGTCAGATCGACCCCCGCAAGATAGTAAAAGAAGGTATCAGGCACGCCAAGGATTACGGCAATGACCTTGTTATCATAGATACAGCAGGCCGTCTGCATATAGACGAGGAGCTCATGCAGGAGCTCAAGGACATAAAGGCTATAGCTGAGCCTAACGAGATAATGCTCGTTGTCGATGCTATGACCGGTCAGGACGCTGTAAACGTTGCGGCTGCATTTGACGGTGCGCTCGGTATCGACAGCGTTATCTTGACAAAGCTCGACTCTGACACCCGTGGCGGTGCTGCACTGTCTGTACTTTCAGTTACAGGTAAGCCTATCAAGTTCGTCGGTATGGGCGAAAAGCTCGACGAGTTCGAGCCCTTCCACCCCGAGAGAATGGCTTCCCGTATCCTCGGTATGGGCGATATGCTCACACTTATCGAGAAGGCAACAGCATCTGTTGACGAGGAGGAGGCTAAGAAGCTCGCAGATAAGATGGCTTCCGAGGGCTTTGACCTTAATGACCTGCTCGAACAGATGAAGACTCTGCAGAAGATAGGCAACGTCAAGAGCATTATCAGAATGCTCCCCGGCGCTAATAAGATAAACGATGAGCAGATGGAGCAGGGCGAAAAGGCGCTGCGCAAGACCGAGGCTATGATAAATTCCATGACCAAGGCCGAGAGAAGAAAGCCCTCTATCATCGACCCTAAGAGAAAAAGACGTATCGCTGCCGGCTCAGGCACTGAGGTGGCTGATGTAAACCAGCTGCTTAAGCAGTATGAGCAGATGAAGAAGATGATGAAGCAGTTCGGCATAGGCGGTAATCTGCACGGCAAGAAGCAGCGCAAGGCAAGAGCCAACCTGCTTAAAGGCCTTGGCGGCAACGGCATGAACTAA
- the rpsP gene encoding 30S ribosomal protein S16: MAVKIRLRRLGAKKKPFYRVVVADSRYPRDGRFIEEIGYYDATKEPSVINIDQEKAKSWIANGAQPTETVKALLKRIEK; encoded by the coding sequence ATGGCAGTAAAGATCAGACTGAGAAGACTCGGTGCTAAGAAGAAGCCCTTCTACCGTGTTGTTGTTGCTGATTCCAGATACCCCAGAGACGGTAGATTTATCGAGGAGATCGGCTACTATGATGCTACTAAGGAGCCTTCCGTTATCAACATCGATCAGGAGAAGGCTAAGAGCTGGATAGCTAACGGCGCACAGCCCACAGAGACAGTAAAGGCTCTCCTTAAGAGGATCGAGAAGTAA
- a CDS encoding KH domain-containing protein, with the protein MKELLEAIVSELVEDKSAIVITEDDPDEEGVITFHLHVAEPDMGRVIGKQGRIAKAIRTVMRASASRQDQKIMVEID; encoded by the coding sequence ATGAAAGAATTACTCGAAGCAATAGTAAGCGAGCTTGTTGAAGACAAGAGCGCTATCGTTATCACTGAGGACGACCCCGATGAGGAGGGCGTAATAACCTTCCACCTGCACGTTGCCGAGCCTGATATGGGCAGAGTTATCGGCAAGCAGGGCAGGATAGCAAAGGCTATCAGAACTGTTATGCGTGCATCGGCATCCCGCCAGGATCAGAAGATAATGGTCGAGATAGACTGA
- a CDS encoding DUF1292 domain-containing protein produces the protein MSEEYRPDLYSLTDEDGKEQMFELLDSMEFEGETYYALTPYYEDGQEQLEDSGAVIILKSEYTDEEEIMVTIDDDEEYDRVGAVFMKKLEEMFDYDDEDE, from the coding sequence ATGAGCGAGGAATACAGACCTGATCTTTATTCGCTTACAGATGAGGACGGCAAGGAGCAGATGTTCGAGCTGCTCGATTCAATGGAATTCGAGGGCGAGACATACTATGCACTTACACCTTATTATGAAGACGGGCAGGAGCAGCTGGAGGACAGCGGCGCTGTTATAATCTTAAAGAGCGAATACACCGACGAGGAAGAGATAATGGTGACTATCGACGACGATGAGGAATACGACAGAGTCGGTGCGGTGTTCATGAAGAAGCTGGAGGAAATGTTTGACTACGACGATGAGGACGAATAA
- a CDS encoding sporulation initiation factor Spo0A C-terminal domain-containing protein, with amino-acid sequence MQSYKFLLPTKTLTKNELTDRLAMSGQRVKCTDPHADEIYKADVTFKPDAAVIDEQLTVKETIHYIEQTKKCSTGAKVIVLAHGSGSERDRYLSTGADAVLPADANAEAVINSLEKMLGTSMGHRISYESELYERVSYALCELGITPNYCGYRYLRSILILLISEPDMVRRISKTVYPKVAKIHGAKPSCIERGVRTAIGRSWKKVSPEIKVKYFGVHSTLLESSPTNSEFIFIVADRIRREIKLENAKNKNS; translated from the coding sequence ATGCAAAGCTACAAATTTCTTTTGCCGACAAAAACTTTAACGAAAAATGAACTGACAGACCGTCTTGCGATGTCCGGCCAGCGTGTGAAATGCACCGACCCGCACGCAGACGAGATATATAAGGCGGACGTAACGTTCAAGCCGGACGCAGCAGTCATTGACGAGCAGCTGACAGTAAAAGAAACTATACACTATATAGAGCAGACGAAGAAATGCAGCACGGGGGCTAAGGTTATAGTCTTAGCGCACGGCAGCGGCAGCGAGAGAGACAGGTACTTAAGCACCGGTGCTGATGCAGTTTTACCGGCAGATGCTAATGCTGAGGCCGTGATAAACTCGCTTGAAAAGATGCTGGGCACCAGCATGGGGCACAGGATAAGCTACGAGAGCGAGCTATACGAGAGGGTGAGCTACGCTTTATGCGAGCTTGGCATAACGCCCAACTACTGCGGCTACAGATATCTCAGGAGCATACTTATCCTTCTTATAAGCGAGCCGGACATGGTAAGAAGAATATCAAAGACTGTTTACCCGAAGGTAGCAAAGATACACGGTGCAAAGCCCTCCTGCATCGAGCGTGGTGTAAGGACGGCGATAGGCCGCAGCTGGAAGAAGGTATCGCCCGAGATAAAGGTGAAATACTTCGGCGTTCATTCAACGCTTTTAGAGAGCAGCCCGACAAATTCAGAGTTCATATTCATAGTAGCCGACAGGATACGCCGTGAGATAAAGCTCGAAAACGCAAAGAACAAAAACTCATAA